In Cydia pomonella isolate Wapato2018A chromosome 1, ilCydPomo1, whole genome shotgun sequence, one genomic interval encodes:
- the LOC133527129 gene encoding uncharacterized protein LOC133527129, with product MSSAIKIDQLNESNYETWKIQVEAVLIKNDAWGYVNGSIKKPAEVAEAAKWEIGDSKAKSDLILSITPSELRHLRGCKTSRDVWLKLQNIHASKGPAKKATLLKELLLRKLDEGGDLREHVMRFFDVVSQLADMDIEMHDDLISIMLLYSLPSSFDNFRCAIESRDALPKPDALKIKILEEEHSRNVKESVDKALLVKGKRSSKPKKQIEHRQHAYDAPEQANSKIKYKCFKCHQHGHKASECTQKMKVQRNDSAKC from the exons ATGAGTAGTGCTATAAAAATTGATCAACTCAACGAGAGTAATTATGAAACATGGAAGATCCAAGTTGAAGcagtgttaataaaaaacgaCGCCTGGGGATACGTTAATGGGAGTATCAAGAAACCAGCTGAGGTAGCCGAAGCAGCAAAATGGGAAATTGGCGATTCTAAAGCTAAGTCTGACCTAATTTTATCCATAACCCCGAGCGAATTACGACATTTGAGAGGTTGTAAGACATCGCGTGACGTATGGTTAAAGTTACAGAACATTCATGCTTCCAAGGGACCTGCGAAAAAGGCTACGCTATTAAAAGAGTTGTTACTGCGTAAATTGGATGAAGGCGGTGACTTAAGAGAACATGTCATGCGATTTTTCGATGTAGTAAGCCAATTAGCGGACATGGATATTGAAATGCATGATGATTTGATCTCTATAATGCTTCTGTATAGTTTGCCGTccagttttgacaattttagaTGTGCCATAGAATCTCGAGATGCATTGCCAAAACCAGACGCATTGAAAATTAAGATATTAGAAGAGGAACATTCCAGAAATGTTAAAGAAAGTGTAGATAAGGCACTTCTTGTAAAAGGAAAGAGATCTTCTAAGCCTAAGAAACAAATAGAGCATCGTCAACACGCATATGATGCCCCTGAGCAGGCTAATTCGAAAATTAAGTATAAATGTTTCAAATGTCACCAGCATGGACATAAAGCCTCTGAGTGTACACAGAAGATGAAAGTACAACGTAATGATAGTGCAAA ATGTTAA